The DNA region AAGGTCAATCTTAGAAGAGACCGCCATCGTTTGGATTAACTACCCCCACAACCCTACAGGGGCAGTTGCACCCCTTTCCTACTTAGAAGAAACTTACGGAATATGCAGGGAGTACGAAATTATCCTCTGCTCCGATGAGTGCTACACAGAAATCTACTTTGAGCGTCCTCCCCACTCCCTTCTTGAGGTTGGAAAAGAGGGAGCTGTTGTCTTTCACTCCCTCTCCAAAAGGAGCGGAATGACAGGCTACCGCTCAGGGTTTGTTGCCGGCGATAGAGAAATCGTTCAAACCTACCTTAAGTACCGCTCCTCCTTCGGCGTGGCATCCCCAGACTTCATCCAACAGGCTGCAAGGGCCGCTTGGTCCGACGAAGAACACGTTAAAGAAAGGAGACAAATTTTTAAAGAAAAAAGGGACATTTTCGTTAAGTTCTTTAAAGAATTAGGCCTTGAGTTCCTCTACCCTGAAGCTACCTTTTACTTCTGGGTAAAGTTACCTGAAGGTATTTCCAGTGAGGAGTACGCTCTACACCTTTTAAGCTACGGAATAGTTATCTCTCCGGGTGAGTTCTTCGGAAAAGGAGGAGAAGGGTCCTTCCGTATCGCCCTCGTTCCAACCCTTAAAGAGTGCCAAGAAGCTGTAAAGGTCTGGAAGATTGCCCACAAAGAGTTCATGGAGAAGAAACGTTGAGAATAAGGGAAACAAGGAAGAAACTCATAGCTGACATTAACCTTTCTCCCATACTTGACCTATCTTTGATGCTTGTCATTTTCTTAGCAGTAACAACAGAGTTCATCTCTGGAGGAGAGATAAAGGTTCAGGTACCAAAAGGCGGTGCAGCAGTAGTAACTACGAGGGATGTGGTAAAAATCATCGTGGACAAGTGGGGGAAAATCTACTACGACGGGAAAGTCTACAGTGACCCAGTCAAACTGATAAAGCACCTGCCACGGAACCGTCCAGTATTTATAAAGGCCGATAGAGAAACGCCTTACCTTTACGTCTTCTCTCTCTTAGATACCCTCAGGAAATCGGGCATAAAAAAGGTCTCACTTGTGGGGCAGAGAGTTGAATAGGTGCTCGGTTAGAACGAAGAGCGTAGAAGAAACCCGAGAACTTGGAAAAGCATTAGGAGAACTTTTACCCCCAAAGGTAGTAGTTATCCTATCCGGAGAACTTGGCTGCGGAAAAACTGAGCTTACGAGGGGCATAGCGGAAGCCCTTGGAATTCCGGCTGATGATGTCTC from Phorcysia thermohydrogeniphila includes:
- the dapC gene encoding succinyldiaminopimelate transaminase, which encodes MNSRIRNLKAYPMDRLVKAKEELKAAGKKIYDFGTGDPKEPTAEFIRRALIEAVPEVSQYPTVKGRKDLRETIANWFKNRFGVELDPELEVIPTAGSKEAIFHFPLVFIDTDTEKRRVIYGTPAYPVYERGTLFAGGEPYPVELRYEDSFLLRLDRVPRSILEETAIVWINYPHNPTGAVAPLSYLEETYGICREYEIILCSDECYTEIYFERPPHSLLEVGKEGAVVFHSLSKRSGMTGYRSGFVAGDREIVQTYLKYRSSFGVASPDFIQQAARAAWSDEEHVKERRQIFKEKRDIFVKFFKELGLEFLYPEATFYFWVKLPEGISSEEYALHLLSYGIVISPGEFFGKGGEGSFRIALVPTLKECQEAVKVWKIAHKEFMEKKR
- a CDS encoding ExbD/TolR family protein; amino-acid sequence: MRIRETRKKLIADINLSPILDLSLMLVIFLAVTTEFISGGEIKVQVPKGGAAVVTTRDVVKIIVDKWGKIYYDGKVYSDPVKLIKHLPRNRPVFIKADRETPYLYVFSLLDTLRKSGIKKVSLVGQRVE